The Desulfatitalea tepidiphila genome window below encodes:
- a CDS encoding DVU0772 family protein: MENIESLKRNTELLNTIDWEMTPEEAVRLYLEWGNNWARGNYVIRSKNDETCYFSVSTWKEPPTIYLIRRNSDGAKELAHIKMPERIRKAFIKEHGELKGVYAVEGIVKTWLQKELGAA, from the coding sequence ATGGAAAATATAGAGAGCCTTAAAAGAAACACCGAATTGCTCAATACCATTGATTGGGAGATGACACCCGAAGAAGCGGTCAGGCTCTATCTGGAGTGGGGCAACAATTGGGCCCGCGGCAATTATGTCATTCGTTCAAAAAACGATGAAACGTGCTATTTTTCCGTGAGCACCTGGAAAGAGCCACCGACCATCTATCTGATCCGGCGCAACTCCGACGGGGCCAAAGAGTTGGCCCACATCAAGATGCCGGAACGGATCCGGAAGGCTTTCATTAAAGAGCACGGGGAACTCAAGGGTGTGTACGCGGTCGAGGGCATCGTCAAAACGTGGCTGCAGAAAGAACTAGGAGCGGCGTAA
- a CDS encoding Fur family transcriptional regulator, with amino-acid sequence MHCLDKKNHLVSNDKLRMTQQRRVILEELRKENTHPTADQLYEMVRKRLPHVSLGTIYRNLELLTTIGEIQTLEIAGSQKRYDGIAQHHYHVRCVYCGRIDDAPIAPLNRLEDKLYGTTVYTIMGHRLEFLGLCPECSQNEEAVRFAEHLLTHPNGPN; translated from the coding sequence ATGCATTGTCTGGACAAAAAAAACCACCTGGTAAGCAATGACAAACTGCGCATGACCCAACAGCGGCGTGTGATCCTTGAGGAGTTGCGCAAGGAGAACACGCATCCCACTGCGGATCAACTTTACGAGATGGTCCGCAAGCGGCTGCCCCATGTGAGTCTGGGGACGATCTACCGGAATCTAGAGCTTCTCACCACCATCGGTGAAATCCAAACCCTCGAAATTGCCGGCAGCCAAAAGCGTTACGATGGTATCGCGCAGCACCACTATCATGTCCGTTGCGTTTATTGCGGCCGCATAGACGATGCGCCCATTGCACCGCTCAATCGCCTTGAAGATAAGCTCTACGGTACAACGGTGTACACCATCATGGGGCATCGTCTCGAGTTTTTAGGCCTCTGCCCGGAATGCTCCCAAAACGAGGAGGCCGTCAGGTTTGCAGAGCACCTGCTCACCCATCCAAACGGCCCGAACTGA
- a CDS encoding citrate/2-methylcitrate synthase, protein MEEECKPTINTGLRGVTVASTKISDVIGKEGKLIYRGYLVQDLAARATFEEIVHLLLYERLPNKDELAVLKKKLAAEREIPDALIRALETRPADALPMDILQAAVSMLANHDAEAADANKEAALRKAIRLIAKLPTILAAWERIRTGKAPVSPDAGMGHAENFLYMLFGQKPNADLVHFFDVALVLHAEHSFNASTFAAREVASTRAHMYAAVSAAIGSLSGELHGGANVRVMQMLMDIGSPDRVSAYVNKVLDEGRLIMGLGHAVYQTDDPRAHILAPMSKRAGELAGDTRWYEISRILEVEGKKAFKERKGTDIYVNVDFYSASLYYSMGIPVDLYSPLFAISRVAGWTAHVIEEQYAEAAPKPMLYRPESKYVGEYCGPEECSFIPLDQR, encoded by the coding sequence ATGGAAGAGGAATGCAAACCGACGATCAATACCGGTCTACGCGGTGTCACCGTCGCCAGCACCAAAATCAGCGACGTGATCGGCAAAGAGGGCAAACTGATCTACAGGGGCTACCTGGTGCAGGACCTGGCTGCCAGGGCAACCTTCGAAGAGATCGTCCATTTGCTGCTATACGAGCGTCTTCCCAATAAAGACGAACTCGCTGTTTTGAAAAAGAAACTGGCGGCCGAGCGTGAGATTCCCGACGCATTGATCCGGGCGTTGGAGACGCGGCCGGCCGATGCCCTGCCCATGGACATTCTCCAGGCCGCCGTATCGATGCTGGCCAATCACGATGCCGAAGCGGCCGATGCCAACAAGGAAGCCGCCCTGCGCAAGGCGATCCGACTGATCGCAAAGCTGCCCACCATATTGGCCGCTTGGGAGCGGATTCGTACTGGAAAAGCGCCGGTCTCGCCGGATGCGGGCATGGGGCACGCCGAAAACTTTCTCTACATGCTTTTCGGCCAAAAACCCAATGCCGATCTGGTCCATTTCTTCGACGTGGCTCTGGTCCTGCACGCCGAACACTCCTTTAATGCGTCAACCTTTGCCGCACGGGAGGTCGCCTCGACCCGGGCGCATATGTACGCAGCCGTGTCTGCTGCCATCGGGTCGTTATCCGGCGAGTTGCACGGCGGCGCAAACGTGCGCGTGATGCAGATGTTGATGGATATCGGCAGCCCGGACCGGGTGAGTGCCTATGTGAACAAGGTCCTTGACGAAGGCCGTCTGATCATGGGCTTGGGGCATGCGGTCTATCAGACCGACGATCCCCGCGCCCACATCCTGGCCCCCATGTCCAAGCGCGCCGGCGAACTGGCCGGCGACACCAGATGGTATGAGATATCCAGAATTTTAGAGGTCGAAGGCAAAAAGGCGTTCAAGGAACGCAAAGGAACCGATATTTACGTGAACGTGGATTTCTACAGCGCTTCGCTTTATTATTCGATGGGCATTCCGGTCGATCTTTATTCGCCCCTGTTCGCCATATCCAGGGTGGCCGGATGGACGGCCCATGTGATCGAAGAACAATACGCAGAGGCTGCCCCGAAACCCATGCTTTATAGGCCGGAATCCAAATATGTGGGGGAATACTGCGGTCCGGAAGAGTGCAGTTTCATTCCATTGGATCAACGCTGA
- a CDS encoding 4Fe-4S dicluster domain-containing protein, which produces MQKLTIKKGYRFRMAGAPADDLIVLPAPARVAVLPERVPHIKPRLLVKKGDQVQIGSPLFEDKRNPRFKFLSPGGGTIHDISFGPRRVIQAIVIDRKETPEPETRFQAVTENQLAQIERQELVDRILDGGMWWAFRELPFRDLPAPDGEPPFILISLNAKEPFQPSPAVYLKDQEQLLAYGLKALNVLAPGKVRVFADASESSVIEKAGQWLTHVVSGNYPCDDPATVLYRIKSDASQNRAWFVAGQDLLALAHLLREGRYPIRRVVAVAGSAAPDRRHCHIRLGAPLSQMVEDARLHGGERFVVGGLFRGYSSDSDGYVGFYETAVNVVPEGGEPEFLALFNPGVSRPSYSRTFLSRLNPKALVYNCNMHGDLRACIACMHCADVCPVDLLPQMIYKSILAEEVEEYLELGLLDCVECGLCSYVCPSKIELSRTFIATKAAYAKEQAVKPD; this is translated from the coding sequence ATGCAAAAGCTGACCATTAAAAAGGGATACCGGTTCCGCATGGCCGGAGCACCGGCCGATGACCTGATCGTCCTGCCGGCACCGGCCCGCGTAGCGGTGCTGCCCGAGCGCGTTCCCCACATCAAACCCCGCCTCCTCGTCAAAAAGGGCGATCAGGTCCAAATCGGATCACCGCTGTTTGAAGACAAACGCAATCCACGGTTCAAGTTTCTATCTCCGGGAGGCGGGACGATCCACGACATCTCGTTCGGACCGCGCCGCGTGATTCAAGCGATTGTCATCGACCGGAAGGAGACTCCTGAACCCGAAACCCGGTTTCAGGCGGTCACCGAAAACCAACTGGCGCAAATCGAACGGCAAGAGCTGGTGGACCGCATTCTGGACGGCGGCATGTGGTGGGCCTTCCGCGAACTGCCTTTTCGGGACCTGCCCGCGCCGGATGGAGAACCTCCTTTTATTCTGATCTCGCTCAACGCCAAAGAGCCATTTCAGCCGTCGCCGGCCGTTTACCTGAAAGATCAGGAACAATTGCTGGCCTATGGCCTGAAGGCCCTGAACGTATTGGCCCCGGGCAAAGTGCGGGTCTTTGCCGATGCCAGCGAAAGCAGTGTGATTGAGAAAGCCGGGCAGTGGCTCACACACGTCGTCAGCGGAAACTATCCGTGTGACGACCCGGCAACCGTGCTCTATCGCATCAAATCCGACGCCTCTCAAAACCGCGCCTGGTTTGTGGCCGGCCAGGACCTGCTCGCACTGGCCCACCTGCTGCGCGAAGGGCGCTATCCGATCCGCCGGGTGGTGGCCGTGGCCGGCAGCGCGGCGCCCGATCGGCGCCACTGCCACATCCGGTTGGGCGCGCCTCTATCCCAAATGGTAGAGGACGCACGGTTGCACGGTGGCGAACGTTTCGTCGTCGGCGGCCTCTTCAGGGGCTACAGCAGTGATTCCGATGGATACGTGGGGTTTTACGAAACCGCGGTCAACGTGGTGCCCGAGGGCGGTGAACCCGAATTCCTGGCATTGTTCAACCCAGGCGTCAGCCGCCCGAGCTATTCACGCACCTTTTTATCCCGGCTCAACCCCAAGGCCCTGGTATACAACTGCAATATGCATGGCGATCTGCGCGCCTGTATCGCCTGCATGCATTGTGCGGATGTGTGCCCTGTGGATCTGCTGCCGCAAATGATCTACAAGTCCATCCTCGCCGAAGAGGTCGAGGAGTATCTCGAGTTGGGACTGCTCGATTGCGTCGAGTGCGGCTTGTGCAGCTATGTCTGCCCCTCCAAAATCGAGCTCAGCAGAACATTTATCGCCACCAAGGCGGCCTATGCCAAAGAACAAGCCGTTAAACCCGATTAA
- a CDS encoding NADH:ubiquinone reductase (Na(+)-transporting) subunit B: protein MKAIRQFFENQRRHFEGNGPLAPLEPFYEAMERVFFGTGQVTGQAPHARDSLTVQRYMMLVIVMLLPCLFFGMYNVGLQSFKAAGHPLDFWPMMVFGAKIVLPLVIISYLFGFGWEIVFSAIRKHPISEGVFVTAMLFPLTLPPTTPWWQAALGISFGVVLGKEVFGGTGRNFLNPALTGRAFLYFAYPIQMSGDAVWTAVYNHGAQAVDAVTAATPLALATTAPASQTVEQTLAAAGYDFSTLFLGFYPDSIGASSALLCLIGAVVLMIIGVASYRIILGDIIGVLALGYVLNLFAGEGSAPYLGMNPFYHLIIGGTAFGIAFMTTDPVSAPDTHAARWIYGFFIGALTVLIRVFNPAFPEGIMLAILFMNVFAPLLDHLVIRLRIRKRIPNI, encoded by the coding sequence ATGAAAGCGATTCGCCAATTTTTCGAAAATCAACGCCGGCATTTTGAAGGCAACGGACCGCTGGCGCCCCTCGAACCCTTTTATGAAGCCATGGAACGCGTCTTTTTCGGCACCGGACAGGTGACCGGTCAAGCGCCCCACGCCCGTGACAGCCTCACGGTGCAACGCTACATGATGCTGGTCATCGTCATGCTCCTGCCATGCCTGTTTTTCGGCATGTATAACGTGGGACTGCAGTCGTTCAAGGCCGCCGGCCACCCCCTGGACTTCTGGCCCATGATGGTGTTCGGGGCCAAAATCGTTCTGCCGCTGGTGATCATCTCCTACCTGTTCGGCTTTGGTTGGGAAATCGTCTTCTCCGCCATCCGAAAGCATCCGATCAGCGAAGGCGTCTTTGTCACCGCCATGCTCTTTCCCCTCACCCTGCCGCCCACGACGCCCTGGTGGCAAGCGGCTTTGGGCATCTCTTTCGGGGTCGTACTCGGAAAAGAGGTGTTCGGCGGCACGGGCCGCAACTTTCTCAACCCGGCCCTGACCGGACGCGCCTTTCTCTATTTTGCCTATCCCATCCAGATGTCCGGGGATGCCGTCTGGACGGCGGTCTATAACCATGGCGCCCAAGCCGTGGATGCGGTTACGGCCGCAACCCCCCTGGCGCTGGCCACCACGGCACCGGCCTCGCAAACGGTCGAACAGACCCTGGCCGCCGCCGGGTATGATTTCAGCACCCTGTTTCTCGGATTTTATCCAGACAGCATCGGCGCCTCTTCGGCCCTGCTGTGTCTGATCGGCGCCGTGGTCCTCATGATCATCGGAGTGGCCAGCTACCGCATCATCCTGGGGGATATCATCGGTGTGCTCGCCCTCGGTTATGTGCTCAATCTGTTTGCCGGCGAAGGCTCGGCGCCCTATCTGGGCATGAACCCTTTCTACCACCTGATCATCGGCGGCACCGCTTTCGGCATCGCTTTCATGACCACCGACCCCGTATCGGCACCCGACACCCATGCCGCCCGTTGGATCTATGGCTTTTTTATCGGCGCCCTGACCGTGTTGATACGGGTCTTCAACCCAGCCTTTCCCGAGGGCATCATGCTCGCTATTTTGTTTATGAATGTATTCGCACCATTGCTGGACCACCTGGTGATCCGGTTGAGAATTCGCAAACGAATACCCAATATTTAG
- a CDS encoding FMN-binding protein — translation MPNAIKSLLFATILCVVCSVLLTAASTGLQSFQQKNAEVDRQKNILLAFGILSEGETTSADRIQEMYRNYVKSFVVDDSGRILHKESRGTNDLQLYAYMKNDELQAYVVPIDSKGLWGKIHGYLAIENDGATIRGFTVYKHQETPGLGGEIESRWFRKNFEGKKIVNQNGEFVSIKIAKGSAEDQIAAEKRINYVDGISGATMTGKFLTEGMKEILKEYEPVAVQFRQKNKRYLRTD, via the coding sequence ATGCCAAACGCCATAAAATCACTGCTGTTCGCAACGATACTCTGTGTGGTCTGCAGCGTGCTGCTCACGGCGGCCAGCACCGGGCTGCAGTCGTTTCAGCAGAAAAACGCCGAAGTGGACCGCCAGAAAAACATCCTGCTGGCCTTCGGCATCCTATCGGAAGGAGAAACGACCAGCGCCGATCGAATCCAGGAGATGTATCGGAACTATGTCAAAAGCTTTGTGGTGGATGACAGCGGCCGCATCCTGCACAAGGAAAGCCGCGGTACCAATGATCTGCAGCTGTATGCCTATATGAAGAATGATGAACTACAGGCCTATGTCGTGCCTATCGATTCCAAGGGGCTGTGGGGAAAAATTCACGGTTATCTGGCCATCGAAAACGACGGCGCCACCATTCGGGGATTCACGGTCTACAAACACCAGGAAACCCCGGGGTTGGGCGGCGAGATCGAAAGCCGATGGTTTCGGAAGAATTTCGAAGGTAAAAAAATCGTGAACCAAAACGGCGAGTTCGTTTCCATTAAAATTGCCAAGGGCAGCGCCGAGGATCAGATCGCCGCCGAAAAGCGTATCAATTATGTGGACGGCATCAGCGGCGCGACCATGACCGGCAAGTTTCTGACCGAAGGCATGAAGGAGATTCTGAAAGAGTACGAACCGGTGGCCGTTCAATTTCGGCAGAAGAACAAGCGCTACCTGAGAACCGATTAA
- a CDS encoding NADH:ubiquinone reductase (Na(+)-transporting) subunit D, whose protein sequence is MPKLSKSPTYKAIAEALWQSNPISKQILGICSALAVTVQLKTALVMGLALTFVVAFSNLVISSLRRQIPRNIRIIVEVAVIATLVILADECLKAFMYDISKQLSVFVGLIITNCIVMGRAETFAMGNPPWRSFVDGLANGIGYASILVGVAFFRELLGSGKLFGFQIVPESFYAAGYHNMGLMLLAPGAFIMIGLFVWLEHTLLKDK, encoded by the coding sequence ATGCCCAAACTATCCAAGAGCCCGACCTATAAAGCCATCGCCGAGGCGTTGTGGCAGTCCAACCCCATTTCCAAACAGATCCTGGGAATCTGCTCCGCGCTGGCCGTCACCGTACAGCTGAAAACCGCCTTGGTCATGGGTCTGGCGCTCACCTTCGTGGTCGCCTTCTCCAACCTGGTCATCTCATCGCTGCGCCGTCAAATCCCCAGAAACATTCGCATCATCGTGGAGGTGGCGGTCATCGCCACGCTGGTGATCCTGGCCGACGAATGTCTAAAGGCCTTCATGTACGACATCAGCAAGCAGCTGTCGGTTTTCGTGGGACTGATCATCACCAACTGCATCGTCATGGGCCGGGCCGAGACCTTTGCCATGGGCAATCCGCCCTGGCGCAGCTTCGTGGACGGCCTGGCCAACGGGATCGGTTATGCTTCGATCCTGGTCGGCGTGGCCTTTTTCCGGGAGTTGCTCGGATCAGGCAAATTGTTTGGATTTCAAATCGTCCCGGAAAGCTTTTACGCAGCCGGATACCACAATATGGGGTTGATGCTCCTGGCGCCCGGCGCATTCATCATGATCGGCCTGTTTGTCTGGCTGGAGCACACCCTGTTGAAGGACAAATGA
- the nqrE gene encoding NADH:ubiquinone reductase (Na(+)-transporting) subunit E, producing MENLISIFVNSVFVGNILLAYFLGMCSYLSVSKNLQTSLGLGLAVTFVMTITTPANWLLYHYLLAPGALSWAGLPDVNLGFLKLVLFIATIAGIVQIVEMVIDRYSQGLYNALGVFLPLITVNCAILGAALFMVERRYTFAETMVYGFGSGLGWLLAIVAMATIMQKLRYADVPEGLQGFGIRMIVTGLMAMAFMLFSGITL from the coding sequence ATGGAAAACCTGATCAGCATATTCGTCAATTCCGTCTTTGTGGGAAACATCCTGTTGGCCTATTTTCTGGGGATGTGCTCCTATCTCTCGGTCTCGAAAAATCTTCAGACCAGCCTGGGGTTGGGTCTGGCGGTCACCTTCGTCATGACCATCACCACGCCGGCCAACTGGTTGCTTTACCACTATCTGTTGGCGCCTGGCGCCCTATCCTGGGCCGGCCTGCCCGATGTCAACCTGGGTTTTTTAAAATTGGTTCTCTTTATTGCAACGATCGCCGGCATCGTGCAAATCGTCGAAATGGTCATCGATCGCTACTCCCAGGGGCTTTACAATGCCTTGGGGGTATTTTTGCCCTTGATTACGGTCAATTGTGCTATTCTGGGGGCCGCGCTTTTCATGGTCGAACGGCGTTACACGTTCGCCGAAACCATGGTCTACGGATTCGGTTCCGGCCTGGGCTGGCTGCTGGCCATCGTGGCCATGGCCACGATCATGCAGAAGTTGCGTTATGCCGACGTACCCGAAGGCCTGCAGGGCTTCGGGATTCGCATGATCGTCACCGGTCTGATGGCCATGGCGTTTATGCTTTTCTCGGGAATTACCCTATAG
- the nqrF gene encoding NADH:ubiquinone reductase (Na(+)-transporting) subunit F translates to MSGIYLISLAVFLGVILLLVGLLLVVESQLTVKGDRRIVINGDESKSVTTPGGKTLLSALIENKIYLPSACGGKGTCGTCKCKVLEGGGDILPTELSLVSRKERIEHVRLACQVKVKQDMSIQIPDEIFNIQKYTATVVSNDNVATFIKELVLKLDEGQTIQFKAGAYMQIDIPEYEAEFKDFSVAEKYKAAWKQYNLLTLKAKSDEPANRAYSLANPPVETDLLKFTIRIATPPPGKEDLPPGVGSSYVFNLKPGDRVTISGPYGDFFAKQTEREMCFIGGGAGMAPLRSHIRQLLLGVESKRRITFWYGARSRQEMFYDEEFKELEARFSNFSYHVALSDPQPEDKWHGPTGFIHQVALKQYLGDHPDPTEIEYYLCGPPPMVAAVEKMLYDLGVENDMIAYDKFG, encoded by the coding sequence ATGTCTGGAATCTATTTGATAAGCCTGGCGGTCTTTCTAGGCGTCATTCTCTTGCTGGTTGGCCTCCTGCTGGTGGTGGAATCTCAACTCACGGTCAAGGGTGATCGGCGCATCGTCATCAACGGTGACGAAAGCAAGAGCGTTACCACCCCCGGCGGCAAAACCCTGCTCAGCGCCTTGATCGAAAACAAGATCTACCTGCCCAGCGCATGCGGCGGCAAGGGCACCTGCGGTACCTGTAAGTGCAAGGTGCTCGAAGGCGGCGGAGATATCCTGCCCACCGAGTTGTCCCTGGTCAGCCGCAAGGAGCGCATCGAGCACGTCCGTCTGGCCTGCCAGGTCAAGGTCAAGCAGGACATGTCCATCCAGATTCCCGATGAAATCTTCAACATTCAAAAATACACCGCCACGGTGGTCTCCAACGACAATGTGGCCACCTTCATCAAGGAACTGGTGCTCAAACTGGACGAAGGACAGACGATCCAGTTCAAGGCCGGGGCCTACATGCAGATCGACATTCCGGAATACGAAGCCGAATTCAAAGACTTCAGCGTGGCCGAAAAATACAAGGCCGCCTGGAAACAATACAACCTGCTGACGCTCAAGGCCAAGTCTGACGAACCAGCCAACAGGGCCTACTCACTGGCCAATCCGCCCGTCGAAACCGACCTGCTCAAGTTCACCATCCGCATCGCCACCCCGCCGCCGGGCAAAGAGGATCTGCCGCCTGGCGTGGGCAGCTCCTACGTCTTCAACCTCAAGCCGGGCGATCGGGTAACGATCAGCGGCCCCTACGGCGATTTTTTCGCCAAGCAGACCGAACGGGAGATGTGTTTTATCGGAGGCGGCGCTGGCATGGCCCCGTTGCGCAGCCACATCCGTCAGCTGCTGCTGGGCGTAGAGTCCAAACGACGTATCACCTTCTGGTATGGAGCGCGATCGCGGCAGGAGATGTTTTACGACGAGGAGTTCAAGGAACTCGAAGCGCGTTTTTCCAACTTCAGTTACCACGTGGCCCTGTCCGATCCGCAACCCGAGGACAAGTGGCATGGACCCACCGGGTTCATCCACCAGGTGGCACTAAAACAGTACCTGGGCGACCACCCTGACCCGACCGAAATCGAGTATTACCTGTGCGGTCCGCCGCCCATGGTGGCTGCCGTTGAGAAGATGTTATACGATTTGGGCGTTGAAAACGACATGATCGCTTACGACAAATTCGGATAG